The Candidatus Nanopelagicales bacterium DNA window ACGTGACAGCGCCACACAACCGGGATGTTGCGCTCGGCCAGCATCGGCGCCAAAGGAGCTGGCTGCGGGTCGTGCAGGATGACTACGTCCCCCGGCGTCACAGCGTCCAACAGGAACGGAGCACCACGGGCCACAACGCCTGCCATGAGCGCTCGTTCCACCGAACTCAATTCACCACTGTCCCCGCGGTTGCCGTGCAGGCGGTGATGAAGTCGTTTGGTCAGCCTGAAGAAAACAGGGTCGCCCTCGACCACGAGCCACCGGGTCGGGATTCCGACCCCGAGCGTCAGCGGGAGCAGCACGCGGAGCATCTCCGCGACACCCCCTCCGGACGCCGTCGAATTGACGTTGATGATCCCGTTGCCAGCCAGCTCGGCCTGCATGTCGGGAGCCACTTGGGCCACGAGCCGGTCTATCCGCTCCTTGGGAATGACCGTCGCCAGTTCCTCGATCTCGCGAGGCTCCATCTTCACTTCTTGCATTGCGACTCCCATCGCTGCGACTGGTACCGGCGCCCGCGCGCCACTACTCCTTGGCCCGACAAGTGCCAATGATCGCGCACACTCGGCGGTCAAGGCAGCGTGAACAGACAATCCGCGGAATCGACCGACGGCGCGTCGCACTACAGGTTGACGACAATCAGGCCAATCCGCTGCCATGATCACGCAAGAAGCCCGCCCTAGCGGTCGTGGTCCGTCAGCAGCGGAGGTGCAGTGATAACGAACGCCAGCGCGGCGGCTGACACCGGCGGCGCGCTTCTGGACATGCATCCCGTCGACTACTCCCTGCTGATCATCTACTTCGTATTCGTCCTAGGGATTGGATGGGTGGCGAAGCGCTCGATCAAGTCCAGCAAGGACTTCTTTCAGGCGGGACGTCGTCTGCCGGCCTGGATCGCGGGGCTGGCGTTCATCAGCGCGAACCTGGGCGCGATCGAGATTCTCGGCTTCGCCGCTAACGGGGCTCAATTCGGACTCGCCAGTGTGCACTACTACTGGATCGGCGCGATCCCCGCGATGGTGTTCCTGGGTATCGTGATGATGCCGTTCTACTACGGCACCAAGATCCGAAGCGTTCCTGAGTACTTGCGGCTCAGATACAACCGGCCGACGCACTTGTTCAACGCGGCGTCGTTCGCCTTGTCCGCTCTGCTGATCGCAGGCGTCAACCTGTACTCGCTGGCAATCGTAGTTGTGGCCCTCCTGGGATGGTCGCTGTACCTGTCAATCGTCGTCGCGGCTCTGCTCGTGCTCACATACATTCTGGCGGGCGGGTTGACGGGCGCCGTCTACAACGAGGTCATGCAGTTCTTCGTGATCATCGCTGGACTGATCCCGCTGACGATTGTCGCGATAGCGGCGGCGGGAGGCCCCGACCAGGTGATCGCCCGCCTGGCCGACTACCCGGACTACTGGAGCCAGCCATGGGCCGGCACCGAGATCAACGGGGGTGGCGACCCGAACCCGATAGGCGACTGGGTTGGGATCATCCTGGGCCAGGCCTTCGTACTGTCCTTCGGCTACTGGACGACGAACTTCGCCGAAGTTCAGCGGGCAATGTCCGCGCGCAACCTGAACTCCGCTCGTCGTGCGCCGATAATCGCCGCTATCCCGAAGATGCTGTTGCCGTTCATCATCATCGTCCCCGGCATGATCGCAGCGATGATCGTGCCCAACCTCGGCGATCCCGCTGACCCCGACCGCAGCTTCACGAACGCTATCCCACTGCTGATGGGCCAACTCCTGCCAGCCGGAGTTCTCGGCGTCGCGGTCACGGGTTTGATAGCAGCGTTCATGGCGGGCATGGCGGCCAACGTGTCCAGCTTCAACGCTGTGATGACGTACGACATTTGGCAGGCCTACATAGTCAAGTCCAGACGTGACCGGTACTACTTGAAGTTCGGCCGCGTCGTGACGGTAGTCGGCGTCTTCGTCGGCATCGGAACGGCGTTGATCGCGTCCGAGTACAACAACATCAACGAGTACCTGCAGACCTTGTTCTCGTTCTTCCAGGCACCCGTGTTCGTCACATTCATCCTCGGAATGTTCTGGAAGCGCACATCACCGTGGGGCGGCTTCTGGGGTCTGGCTTCGGGAACCGCGGCCGCCGGGTCTATCTGGGCGTTCGCGGCGATGAATCCCGATTTCTATCGCTCCGCGTTCCAACAGGCCATGTGGATGGGCATCGTGGCCGGAGCTGTGGACCTAGTCGTAACTGTCTCGGTATCGCTGCGCACGCAGCCTCTTCCGGATCACGCGTTGGTGGGCCTGGTCAAGGGGACTCAGGCCGTTGACCAGCCGCCGACGGGTGGCCTCAGCTGGTACCGACGACCGGCCGTGCTGGGAATCCTCGTTCTGATCGCGTCAGTGAGCATGTATTCGATCTTCCTACTGATCTAATGGGAGCAGGATGAACGACTCAGGCAAGCCAACTCTCGCCGAAGTCCTGCCCCGGTTCGCCCGGTTCCTGGACCTTCGCTTCGTCCTCGCCGCTCTGTTCGCGATTTTCGGAGTGCTGGTGACCCTGACGGGGATATTCGCCACTCCGGCGGAGGTTGCCAAGGCAGCGGGTATCAACATCAGTTTCTGGACCGGCATCGGACTGCTCATCGTCTCGGGGATCTTCACCCTGTGGCTCTTGAGCGCGCCGCCGGAAGTCCCCCAAGGCGAGGAACCCGAGGACGAATGAGCACCCTGCTCTACCTCCACGGTGTCGGGGACAACGGCAGCCGACGTGACTGGCTTGAGGTTCTGCGGGCTCAATGGGGAGAGGACGACGACTCAAGCTTTGACCTGCTCGCACCTGACTTCTCGGATCTGCTCGCGGCGCGGACGCACATGCCGCAGGCACCCCCGATCCCCAGGAGCGCCGAGACCGCCAGCCCGGAAAGTCGCCGACTCTACAGGGCTGCCCAGGCCATCACCTACGCCAAACTGCTCGACGCCGGGTCAACTCCGGTGTGGCCCTACGAGCCGCGGGGCTTCGCTCGGGTGCCAGGAGTGTTGGACGCTGCCGCCGAGCGGATCATCACGAAGATGCTGTTCGAGGAAGTCCGACGCTACGTCTCGGATGCGGGATTGCGGGAGGCGGTTCGCGCTCGCGTCATCAACTCCCTTGGCGATCGGCGATCTTTGGTGGTCCTTGGACATAGCCTCGGGGCTCTCGTGGCGCTAGACCTGATTCAACATCTCCCTCACGGCACGGATGTCTCGCTCCTGGTGACTGCGGCATCCCCCCTGGCGAGGAGCAACCTACCCAAAGAGCTGGACGACTTGCGGGACCAGTTCCCATATGACCGCGTCCACGGGTGGATAAACGTCTTCAATCCATCGGACGCCGCCACCCGGGGCAGGCCCATAGGGCTGAAGTTCCCCGCAGCACTCGACGTTTGCGTCGCGGGCCACTTTCAAGATCACGCCCTAGCCACCTGCGTCGCAGACTCAGGGGTGTCCGCCGCACTCGGCGCCGCACTGGGCAAAGTCGGCTCCGCGACACGCGACCCCGACGTGGACCTCGTCGGGCCCGACCAAGAGCTGGCCGGGCCCGACCAGCTCCTCTCTCGTCCTGAGCTTCTGTATCTGGGCACCTTGCAGATCGGCTTCCGGATGGAGCAACTACTCGTAGGGCAGGACGACGCCCGTCCGGCTGACGTGTCCGCGTTCTGGAGTGCGCGCAGACTGGCGGGCGAGCGATCGATCCCGCGCGGCACGGATGGGCGCCAGATCTGGGACATGGATCACCGCGAAGATCTCCACGGGCGAGCGGCCGAACGGGACATTCCCGCTGTGCTTGTCCGCCTGGCCAACGTCAATCCCCTCGAAACGACGGACGTGCCAATCCCCATGACGATCGAGGAACAAGCACGGCGGCAGGTCGCAATCGACATCGGCCTGCCCCCTGGCTGGGTGGATATCGCCGCACGTTCCCTTGCCGAGGCACAAGCCGCGCTCGGCCAGCCAGAATCGGACAGCGCTCAGGACTCGACCGAGGTGGACCCGTCCGAGGAGGACCTACTGGACGCGAGCCACATCACTACATCCATTCACCTCGCGCTCGCACCACTAGTGCTGGCAGGCCTGATACCCACGTCTCGACGACCCTCCGGAATCGTCGATCTGACGCCGCTATGCGTCGAGTTGGCTGCCCGAGCCCAGACAGCCCACCAGCTTGGCACGCCGAAGGCAGGTCTCGAGGAGCGCACCGCACTGTCACGGCTGATGCTCATCCTGGGCCAGTACAAGGTCCAGATCTCGGCCAAGCCGGGCACGCGCGAGCACCTGACAGCCGAGCTCCGATCGCGAATGCGAGTCGTCGGCACAGCCCTATCGCTGTTGGCCGAGCGGCGAGTTGGGCTCGCACCCGCTCGCTGATTCATTACGGTTCGGCGACACGCGGCTAGTGCTGCGGCGGCTTCGGGATTCATAACCGACAATGGGACCCGGCGAGAGGAGACCAAGTGCGCGAGAAGCTGTCCCCGACCCAAATGGGGATCATCACCGGACTCGTAGCTGGCTTTGTCGTGGCGGTGGGCGCCTGGACCAGCGGCGCCTACCGGACAGGCAGCATCATCCCCGCGATTCTGGACGCGAGTTTCGCGTTCATGTTCGCCGCCGCGCTCTTCGGGGGGGTCGCTGCGTTCATCCAATGGCGCCGACTCGAGGCGGGAAAACAGCCTCCCGCCCCCTCTGGCTGGTACGACTCGCCCCGAGAAGACGGAACAGAGTGGTACTGGTCAGGAACGGAATGGACCGGCCAGTCGAGACCTGCTGCTAAGAGGACCCGGGTTCTGTAACCGACGATTTGCGCCTCAGAGCGCCTGGACGCTGCTTTCCACCGGCTGCGAGTCAGCCTGACGCGGTAAAGTCACCGTCCTGTCACCCTTGCGGCGCCTAGCTCTAGCGCTGGGATTGCCGGCAACTATCGCGTCTCGCCAGAATGTCGGGTTGTGCTCAGTGGCGGGCGTGTCCATCACGAAATCGGTTAGGCACTCCGCGAATCGCTCAGGCTCGTCGGCGTGCGGCAGATGCCCCGAGTCCTTGAATACCTTCAGCCGGGACCCTGGCAGCAGCTCGTTCGCCGCGAAAGCGTGCTTGACAGGTATGACGATGTCGCGCGCACCCCAGATGACCATCGACGGCATATGTTGTGCCAAGTACGCACGATCGATCATCGTGACCAGCTGTCCGCGCCAATCGACCGCCGCTCGGAGAACGTGCCGGAAGATCACTCGCGACCTCTTGTCCCCAAGGCTCTCGTAGACCTCAGCGAGCCCATGCATGTCAGCCGTGAGGGGCAACCCGCTGCGATGGAGCTTCACGAGTGTCGGAACGGTCAGCGACCGCAGCACTCTCGTCGTGACGGCCGCCAGTACCGCGCCTGAACCGGGGAGGGTCAGGCTGCGGATAACGGGATTGACGCTGCGCCCGAGCCCACCACTCGCTACCAGCACGACCCGATCGGTCAGCTGGGGGTACTGGTAGGCGAACTGCATCGCCACACCGCCCCCCAGGGAATGACCCACGATGGTCACACTGGGCACGTCGAGGACCGACAGCAGGTCGCGCACGCCGTTGGCGAAGCCACCGATGCTGTAGTCCGCGCGAGGCTTGTCGGACTCCCCGTGGCCCAACATGTCCGGCGCGATCACGGTGAAGTTCTTGGCGAGGCTAGGGATCACCGGGAGCCACGTCTTGTGATTCATCCCGATCCCGTGCAACAACAGCACGACCGGGCCCCTGCCGGTCATTACGTACGCTCGTTGGTGGCCGTGAATCGAGATCTTGCGAACGCGCATTGGACCTGATTCGGTCACGGACCACCTCCCGCTTGTGCCACGGCAGCAGACAATATTCGCCAAGTGAACCCCACAGATCAGACCCCCGGAAGTCTGAGCCATGTGGTGTTCGCCACATTTCATCTGCCGCATACCAAGATACCCATCTGGAATCCCGGCGCGGTCAAGAACTGCTTTTCGCTATTGTCGATCCCCACAGGACCGGTAGGAGGCCCCTTTGACCCGCAACTGGATCGTTGGCGCCGCGATCGCGGTGCTGTGCCTGTCCGCGGCGGCCCCCGGCGTGGCGGCCCCAGCAGCCCCCGCGGCCCCCGGCGCCGCCTCGCCGCCAAGCGTGACTCGGCCTCTGCCTTGGCCAGAGGCGCGGGCCAGGCCGATTCTGAAGATTTCGTCACGCGGACCCTGGGTGACAGCCGTGCAGAAGGCGTTGCGAGTGCGCCCAGTTGATGGGATCTTCGGGCCGATCACCGGAAGGGCAGTCAAGCGGTTCCGAGGATCGGTGGGACTGCGGCGCAAGGCCAAGGTGAACGCCCGGACCTGGCGCAAGCTCGGAGTCAGGGTTGTTCCGCCGCCACCGATTTCCGGCGACTACCCAACCTTGGTGTACGGCCACTCGTCCGCATGGGTAGCGTCCCTGCAAGAGGCGCTGGGCGTCACTCCTCAGTCAGGATGGTTTGGACCGCTGACTCTGACCGCTGTGAAGTCATTCCAGAAGGACGCGGGGCTACCCGCTTCCGGAGTCGTGGACCAGGCGACCTGGACCGCCCTCGGGGATCGAGTCACACCACCGACACCCGACTTGACCGCCAGCGAGCAAGCAAAGGCATCCCGCTCTTATCGGGCGTCCATCGGCGCCAAGGCGTTCCTGTCATCCTGGACGGCACGCCTGGTCATCAGCCGGGAATCCGGTGGGGACTGCGCCGCTGTCAGCAGCAACGGGACGTACCGCGGGAAGTGGCAGATGGACTCGGACTTCTGGTCGTACTACGGCGGATTGGCCATTGCCAAGCGACCTGATCTGGCGTCGTGCCACAACCAGGACCTCGTCGCGTACAAGGGCTGGGTCGACAGGTGGTGGCAACCCTGGCCCACGGCAATCCCGTGAGGTGACTGACTGACCGGCATACCCGAAACCGCCATCGGCGAAAGTCGGAGACAGCCATGGCCGCCGGTATGATGACGAAGCGCATTCCCGCGTAGCTCAATGGCAGAGCGTCCGGCTGTTAACCGGTAGGTTGCTGGTTCGAGTCCAGCCGCGGGAGCGAGGACCCGGGAACCCACGTGGTGCCGCTGCCGCGATTCAGGCTCCGGACACCCGAACCACGTAGCTCGGAAGCTTCTCGATGCCCTTGCGCGGAGTCGACTCGAATGCCTTGCGAACCAGCGGGTGCACGGCCCGCAGCTCGCGTCTGATCCTGTAGTGGATCGTGAACCTAACCCGAGTCGTCCCATCCCCTTGGTCGGCCAGCTGCCAGTCAGCGAGCATGGCGTCAACCAGTGGCAGGTTGATCGCGGTCATCGCATAGGAGAACCGGATTCCGGGCTCCCATGCCACCATGACTTCGCTGACCTTCAGAGCTCCGACGCGGACGTCGCGGCGTGAGCCGAGTCCGCCAATTCCAGCGAAGCGTCACGCAGCGCGAATGCCATGGCACAGCTTCTCAGATGCCACGATCGTCGGGACCGGGGGCGACCCGAGGGCCTCTCGCTCCGTGATCGGCCTAGGCCGTAAGGTGTATGCTCTACACATGAGCCGCACAAA harbors:
- a CDS encoding sodium:solute symporter family protein; the protein is MITNASAAADTGGALLDMHPVDYSLLIIYFVFVLGIGWVAKRSIKSSKDFFQAGRRLPAWIAGLAFISANLGAIEILGFAANGAQFGLASVHYYWIGAIPAMVFLGIVMMPFYYGTKIRSVPEYLRLRYNRPTHLFNAASFALSALLIAGVNLYSLAIVVVALLGWSLYLSIVVAALLVLTYILAGGLTGAVYNEVMQFFVIIAGLIPLTIVAIAAAGGPDQVIARLADYPDYWSQPWAGTEINGGGDPNPIGDWVGIILGQAFVLSFGYWTTNFAEVQRAMSARNLNSARRAPIIAAIPKMLLPFIIIVPGMIAAMIVPNLGDPADPDRSFTNAIPLLMGQLLPAGVLGVAVTGLIAAFMAGMAANVSSFNAVMTYDIWQAYIVKSRRDRYYLKFGRVVTVVGVFVGIGTALIASEYNNINEYLQTLFSFFQAPVFVTFILGMFWKRTSPWGGFWGLASGTAAAGSIWAFAAMNPDFYRSAFQQAMWMGIVAGAVDLVVTVSVSLRTQPLPDHALVGLVKGTQAVDQPPTGGLSWYRRPAVLGILVLIASVSMYSIFLLI
- a CDS encoding alpha/beta fold hydrolase; its protein translation is MTESGPMRVRKISIHGHQRAYVMTGRGPVVLLLHGIGMNHKTWLPVIPSLAKNFTVIAPDMLGHGESDKPRADYSIGGFANGVRDLLSVLDVPSVTIVGHSLGGGVAMQFAYQYPQLTDRVVLVASGGLGRSVNPVIRSLTLPGSGAVLAAVTTRVLRSLTVPTLVKLHRSGLPLTADMHGLAEVYESLGDKRSRVIFRHVLRAAVDWRGQLVTMIDRAYLAQHMPSMVIWGARDIVIPVKHAFAANELLPGSRLKVFKDSGHLPHADEPERFAECLTDFVMDTPATEHNPTFWRDAIVAGNPSARARRRKGDRTVTLPRQADSQPVESSVQAL
- a CDS encoding peptidoglycan-binding protein; amino-acid sequence: MTRNWIVGAAIAVLCLSAAAPGVAAPAAPAAPGAASPPSVTRPLPWPEARARPILKISSRGPWVTAVQKALRVRPVDGIFGPITGRAVKRFRGSVGLRRKAKVNARTWRKLGVRVVPPPPISGDYPTLVYGHSSAWVASLQEALGVTPQSGWFGPLTLTAVKSFQKDAGLPASGVVDQATWTALGDRVTPPTPDLTASEQAKASRSYRASIGAKAFLSSWTARLVISRESGGDCAAVSSNGTYRGKWQMDSDFWSYYGGLAIAKRPDLASCHNQDLVAYKGWVDRWWQPWPTAIP
- a CDS encoding SRPBCC family protein produces the protein MGGLGSRRDVRVGALKVSEVMVAWEPGIRFSYAMTAINLPLVDAMLADWQLADQGDGTTRVRFTIHYRIRRELRAVHPLVRKAFESTPRKGIEKLPSYVVRVSGA